The following are from one region of the Vitis riparia cultivar Riparia Gloire de Montpellier isolate 1030 chromosome 9, EGFV_Vit.rip_1.0, whole genome shotgun sequence genome:
- the LOC117922057 gene encoding uncharacterized protein LOC117922057 isoform X3 — MDSIVFAALEEICSQGANGLALQSLWPNLHAALSSAGLDLSSGVKAAIWANLLKTPGLEFQSRNVSHNADDPAIQWVEQCEKLNLKIVAAEHLRDSFVGLYDAKASAVTGISAVQRRVLERLAIARTNGITQSQLCKEFGIKANNMFYVLRNLECRGLIVRQSSIVRTKEACSKGESKNSSIVSTNLIHLYRYGKHLGSQQKLEITKEDKLLDCLGNGDERGAAGDGGTRGCGEEMLIKDYLPAMKAICDKLEEANGKVLVVRDIKQDLGYQGYHGHKSWRNICSRLKDAGLVEEFDAEVNKKVVSCLRLLKKFSPKCFEPKTQGSGLDDPDAEQLVKSGKRGQITDQLVELPMEHQIYDMIDAEGPKGLTVIEVCQRLGINSKANYNRFLNMFSRFGMHLQAESHKRGMAYRVWTAGNFNPASSNAFPDKSENIFNENGVSNPHVVGYMDLHQKSAQTIQELDPSALKTDSTTHGKTKNREIEPEPSQIFPGDGECNQMLFCPSNPQEFNHEKKDPVPDVEADLESKAIEANDALPETSPLALSKPQGPQQGSRRRHLALTAISAQKEQRILEWLQKDKFLLRAEIQKWLESIGKEKDRMMDRKTVARTLNKLQQEGHCKCIQVSVPIVTNCGRTCTKEVILHPSVQSLPPEILGQIHDRMRSFDKQVRGQAMSRLNTNGTVPVLNDVQRTQNNVGSDVQAIRSEAMRANGFILAKMVRAKLLHNFLWAYLCSLPGWDDALSSGKNGYDLKHPHSSCKLLALDDAIKAMPLELFLQVVGSAQKFDDMIEKCKSGLCLSDLPVQEYKCLMDTQATGRLSWIIDILRRLKLIRLVSGHLEDGAEVQRATLKHALELKPYIEEPSLVTPSLCSSFLDLRPKIRHDFILSSREAVDVYWKTLEYCYAAADPAAALHSFPGSAVHEV, encoded by the exons ATGGACTCCATAGTGTTCGCAGCTCTCGAAGAGATCTGCTCCCAAGGCGCGAATGGCCTCGCTCTCCAGTCTCTGTGGCCGAATCTCCACGCCGCTCTCTCCTCCGCCGGACTCGACCTCTCGTCCGGCGTCAAGGCAGCAATTTGGGCTAACCTCTTGAAAACTCCGGGCCTTGAGTTCCAGTCGCGGAATGTCTCTCATAATGCCGATGATCCTGCAATTCAGTGGGTTGAGCAATGCGAGAAGCTGAATTTGAAGATTGTTGCGGCTGAGCATCTTCGCGACTCGTTCGTTGGCCTCTATGATGCGAAGGCATCCGCCGTCACCGGCATATCGGCGGTGCAGCGCCGCGTGCTTGAGCGACTCGCCATTGCCAG AACAAATGGAATAACCCAAAGTCAACTATGTAAGGAGTTCGGCATAAAAGCGAACAACATGTTTTATGTACTAAGGAACCTTGAATGCCGAGGGTTGATTGTGAGGCAATCATCTATTGTGAGGACAAAAGAAGCTTGCAGTAAAGGGGAGTCCAAAAATAGTTCGATTGTGAGTACCAATTTGATCCACTTATATCGGTATGGCAAGCATTTGGGCTCTCAACAAAAACTTGAAATTACCAAAGAAGATAAACTTTTGGACTGCCTTGGGAATGGGGATGAAAGGGGTGCAGCTGGAGATGGTGGAACAAGAGGATGTGGAGAAGAGATGCTCATAAAAGATTATCTACCAGCAATGAAAGCCATTTGTGATAAACTTGAAGAAGCCAATGGCAAG gtTCTGGTTGTCCGAGATATTAAACAGGATCTTGGTTATCAAGGTTATCATGGGCACAAATCTTGGAGAAAT ATATGTAGCAGGTTGAAGGATGCTGGTCTAGTGGAGGAGTTTGATGCAGAAGTGAACAAGAAG GTTGTTAGCTGCTTACGGTTGCTGAAGAAGTTTTCTCCTAAGTGTTTTGAGCCAAAAACTCAGGGATCTGGATTAGATGATCCTGATGCAGAACAACTGGTCAAATCTGGAAAAAGAGGTCAAATTACTGATCAACTTGTAGAGCTTCCAATGGAGCATCAAATTTATGATATGATTGATGCTGAAGGACCAAAGGGTTTGACTGTTATTGAG GTGTGCCAGAGGCTTGGAATTAACAGTAAAGCGAACTATAATCGGTTTCTGAATATGTTCTCTAGGTTTGGAATGCATCTGCAGGCAGAAAGCCATAAAAGAGGCATGGCATATCGAGTCTGGACAGCTGGGAACTTCAATCCTGCATCATCTAATGCCTTTCCAGATAAATCCGAAAACATCTTCAATGAAAATGGAGTTTCTAATCCACATGTTGTTGGGTACATGGATTTGCATCAGAAGTCAGCTCAAACCATTCAAGAACTAGATCCTTCAGCTTTGAAAACTGATAGTACAACCCATGGAAAGAcgaaaaatagagaaattgaACCTGAGCCTTCTCAGATTTTCCCTGGGGATGGTGAGTGTAACCAGATGCTTTTTTGTCCAAGCAATCCACAAGAGTTTAACCATGAGAAAAAAGATCCAGTCCCTGATGTGGAAGCTGATTTAGAGAGTAAAGCAATTGAAGCAAATGATGCTCTGCCAGAAACCTCACCCCTTGCTTTGTCAAAGCCTCAGGGACCCCAGCAAGGTTCAAGGCGTCGACATCTTGCTTTGACTGCAATCAGTGCCCAGAAGGAGCAGAGGATACTTGAATGGCTACAG AAGGATAAGTTTCTTTTAAGAGCTGAGATACAGAAGTGGCTTGAAAGTATTGGCAAGGAGAAAGACAGAATGATGGATAGAAAGACTGTTGCTCGTACTTTAAACAAGCTTCAGCAAGAAGGCCACTGTAAATGTATTCAAGTTAGTGTCCCTATTGTCACAAACTGTGGTCGTACTTGTACTAAGGAGGTGATTCTGCACCCATCTGTTCAAAGTTTACCTCCTGAAATATTGGGTCAAATTCATGATAGAATGAGGTCCTTTGACAAGCAAGTTCGTGGCCAAGCAATGTCTCGATTGAATACCAATGGAACAGTTCCTGTACTAAATGATGTTCAGAGAACTCAAAACAATGTAGGTTCGGATGTCCAAGCTATTAGATCAGAAGCTATGCGTGCTAATGGATTCATATTGGCAAAAATGGTCCGTGCCAAGCTTCTTCATAACTTTCTGTGGGCTTACCTCTGTAGCTTACCTGGTTGGGATGATGCTTTGTCATCTGGGAAGAATGGATATGATCTGAAGCATCCTCACAGCAGTTGCAAATTGCTTGCACTAGATGATGCTATTAAGGCCATGCCTCTTGAGCTGTTCTTACAAGTTGTGGGATCTGCTCAAAAATTCGATGACATGATTGAGAAATGTAAAAGTGGTTTGTGTCTCTCTGATCTTCCAGTGCAGGAGTACAAGTGTTTGATGGATACTCAGGCAACTGGGCGACTGTCATGGATTATTGACATTTTACGGCGATTGAAG TTGATTCGGTTGGTATCTGGACATTTAGAAGATGGAGCTGAAGTACAGCGTGCCACCCTTAAACATGCATTGGAGCTTAAGCCTTATATCGAGGAACCATCATTAGTGACACCATCTTTATGTTCGAGTTTTCTTGATCTCCGACCAAAAATCAGACATGATTTTATCCTTTCAAGCAGAGAAGCTGTTGATGTATACTGGAAAACTTTGGAGTATTGTTATGCGGCTGCTGATCCGGCAGCTGCTTTGCATTCTTTCCCTGGATCTGCTGTTCATGAGGTATGA